One segment of Akkermansiaceae bacterium DNA contains the following:
- a CDS encoding RluA family pseudouridine synthase — MKIEVDCIEAQRIDQFLVSRLPELSRSRIQALLKSGDILLNRAKAKAKQNVSSGDLITVLIPEPETAGASPQDIPLEILYEDEDIVVINKAHGMVVHPAAGNADGTLVNALLFHCQGQLAGIGGVERPGIVHRLDKDTSGCIIVAKNDAAHQSLTSQFHDRSNEKRYLAVVQSKPNQAEGNIFTNIGRHPVNRLKMAVVNPGSGKSAITDYKVLHTADDGTTLVLCDLHTGRTHQIRVHMLHIGTPILADPIYSKPARQPVQPGRLMLHAWQLVINHPRTGERMAFQAPIPEEYKPWTEHMEGGHSCPLA, encoded by the coding sequence GTGAAGATCGAGGTGGATTGCATAGAAGCACAGCGGATCGACCAGTTCCTGGTGAGCCGACTGCCAGAGCTGTCGCGCTCCCGCATTCAGGCACTGCTCAAATCAGGCGACATCCTGCTGAACAGGGCCAAGGCCAAGGCGAAACAGAACGTCTCCAGTGGTGATCTCATCACCGTGCTTATTCCGGAGCCCGAAACCGCCGGGGCCTCCCCCCAGGACATCCCACTGGAGATTCTCTACGAAGACGAGGATATCGTGGTTATCAACAAAGCCCATGGCATGGTGGTCCACCCGGCCGCCGGAAATGCCGATGGCACCTTGGTCAACGCCCTGCTCTTCCACTGTCAGGGGCAACTGGCTGGCATCGGGGGCGTGGAAAGGCCGGGCATCGTACATCGACTCGATAAGGACACCTCGGGCTGTATCATCGTGGCGAAAAACGACGCCGCCCACCAGTCGCTGACCAGCCAGTTTCATGACCGGAGCAATGAAAAACGTTATCTTGCCGTCGTCCAGAGCAAACCCAACCAAGCTGAGGGTAACATTTTCACCAACATCGGCAGGCATCCCGTCAACCGGTTGAAAATGGCGGTGGTAAACCCGGGCAGTGGCAAGTCAGCGATAACCGATTACAAAGTCCTGCACACCGCCGATGATGGCACAACCCTCGTCCTCTGTGACTTGCATACCGGCCGCACCCACCAGATCCGGGTGCACATGCTGCACATTGGCACCCCGATTCTAGCAGACCCCATTTATTCCAAACCAGCACGTCAACCGGTGCAGCCTGGCCGACTCATGCTACACGCCTGGCAACTCGTCATCAACCACCCACGCACGGGTGAACGCATGGCTTTCCAGGCACCTATCCCTGAGGAATATAAACCGTGGACAGAACATATGGAGGGTGGACACTCCTGTCCACTTGCTTAA
- the rbfA gene encoding 30S ribosome-binding factor RbfA, with protein MSQRLDRINELLRREISTVIRDFEFDGALVTISAVEITQDLREAKVFVGVLGGYGAKVLEQLGQKRKLIQGKVAKRVVLRCTPRLDFRLDTSAARGVDMVNVLEEVDKLPKAPVEESEDVD; from the coding sequence GTGAGCCAGCGCCTTGACAGGATCAACGAACTGCTACGCCGTGAAATCAGCACGGTGATACGTGATTTTGAGTTTGATGGGGCACTGGTTACCATCAGTGCGGTTGAAATTACCCAGGATTTGCGTGAAGCCAAAGTATTTGTCGGGGTGCTCGGTGGCTATGGAGCCAAGGTGTTGGAGCAGCTCGGCCAGAAGCGTAAGCTCATCCAGGGGAAGGTGGCGAAGCGCGTTGTCCTCCGCTGTACGCCGAGACTGGATTTCCGACTCGATACCTCCGCAGCCCGTGGCGTCGATATGGTCAACGTCCTCGAAGAGGTGGATAAACTCCCCAAGGCACCCGTGGAGGAAAGTGAAGACGTGGATTAG
- the infB gene encoding translation initiation factor IF-2 translates to MADSSDKPQKDKEVLDLLDDSAQKLSRRERQRIEATKVQTVDDQKKAALDIFEDGDGKKKTSVVHKKAGLKKEMPTISKLLDKKDDEFSLNKVSAGSLSMPTPEDKAGDSADAGKLLKDGNVITIKPPIIVSDLAELMALKPFQLMADLIKLEVFVAPHQAIEPDIAEKLCKMHGFTFEREKREKGGGVHKEKKKIKEPKAKKLEEEDQETLEYRAPIITFMGHVDHGKTSLLDYVRKSRVTSGEAGGITQHIGAYRVEHNGHPISFIDTPGHSIFTEMRARGADVTDIVVLVVAADDGIMPQTKEAIQHAQKAKKTIIVAINKCDTKGADPTRVKTQLMEHGLQPVDFGGDVECVEVSAITGQGMEELIELMALQAEVLELKANPRANARGSVIEASIQPGKGPTATVMVQAGTLKVGVPFICGPYAGKVKTMLNDLGEQVKQAGPATPVEIIGFAELPHVGDELVQMKNERAAKKLSEERLEERRNKRLVRPKKSRMEDLLSMVQGDNKIQLNLILKGDVQGSVQAIENAINDIKSDKVEPRFIKSAAGSITENDILMASSSDAVVLGFNTKVESNAVRAAKREGVQIKLFSIVYELIDTVTESMLGLLDPLTRETIIGHAEVKQVFKVRRGRAAGCIVKDGKVTRTAHARVLRGGVPVYDGKMSTLRRVADEVEEVKQGIDCGIRLGDFDEYEENDVIECYILENIEQTL, encoded by the coding sequence ATGGCAGACTCCAGCGATAAACCCCAAAAAGACAAGGAAGTCCTCGATCTTCTCGATGACTCCGCACAGAAGTTGTCGCGTCGTGAGCGACAACGCATCGAAGCCACCAAGGTGCAGACTGTAGACGATCAGAAGAAAGCAGCGCTGGATATTTTTGAAGACGGGGATGGCAAGAAAAAGACTTCCGTTGTCCATAAGAAAGCCGGGTTGAAAAAGGAGATGCCAACCATTTCCAAGCTTCTTGATAAAAAGGACGATGAGTTTTCACTGAACAAGGTATCCGCCGGTTCCTTGTCGATGCCCACTCCGGAAGACAAGGCTGGGGACTCCGCTGATGCGGGTAAGTTATTGAAGGACGGTAACGTGATTACGATCAAGCCGCCGATCATCGTGAGTGACCTGGCGGAATTGATGGCGCTGAAGCCATTTCAACTGATGGCCGACCTGATTAAACTCGAGGTGTTTGTAGCACCTCACCAGGCGATTGAACCGGACATCGCGGAAAAGCTCTGTAAAATGCACGGCTTTACCTTTGAGCGTGAGAAGCGCGAGAAAGGGGGCGGCGTTCACAAGGAGAAGAAAAAGATCAAGGAGCCCAAGGCGAAGAAGCTGGAGGAAGAGGACCAGGAAACCCTCGAGTACCGCGCGCCGATCATCACCTTCATGGGGCACGTTGACCACGGCAAAACATCCTTGCTCGACTATGTGCGCAAAAGCCGCGTCACCTCGGGTGAAGCCGGTGGAATCACCCAGCACATTGGAGCATACCGTGTGGAACACAACGGGCACCCGATCAGTTTCATCGACACTCCCGGTCACTCGATTTTCACGGAAATGCGTGCCCGAGGCGCTGATGTCACTGATATCGTTGTTCTGGTTGTTGCCGCTGACGATGGTATCATGCCACAAACCAAGGAAGCCATCCAGCACGCCCAGAAGGCCAAGAAGACCATCATCGTAGCCATCAATAAATGTGATACGAAAGGGGCTGATCCTACACGTGTCAAGACCCAGCTTATGGAACACGGTCTTCAGCCGGTTGATTTTGGGGGTGATGTTGAGTGTGTGGAGGTATCTGCCATCACAGGACAGGGAATGGAGGAGCTCATCGAGCTGATGGCGCTTCAAGCTGAAGTCCTGGAACTCAAGGCCAACCCGCGTGCGAATGCACGTGGATCTGTCATCGAGGCCAGCATCCAGCCTGGCAAAGGACCCACCGCCACCGTCATGGTCCAGGCGGGCACGCTCAAAGTAGGTGTGCCCTTTATCTGTGGCCCATATGCAGGCAAGGTAAAGACCATGCTCAACGATCTTGGCGAACAGGTAAAGCAAGCCGGTCCCGCTACTCCGGTTGAAATCATCGGTTTTGCAGAGCTGCCCCATGTCGGGGACGAGCTTGTGCAGATGAAAAACGAGCGTGCTGCCAAAAAACTATCTGAAGAGCGGCTTGAAGAGAGACGCAACAAGCGTCTCGTCCGTCCCAAGAAGAGCCGTATGGAGGACCTGCTCTCCATGGTTCAGGGGGATAACAAGATCCAGCTCAATCTCATTCTCAAGGGGGATGTCCAGGGATCGGTCCAGGCGATTGAAAACGCGATCAATGATATCAAGAGCGACAAGGTGGAGCCACGCTTCATCAAGTCGGCCGCCGGCTCCATCACGGAAAACGATATCCTGATGGCAAGCTCGTCCGATGCCGTCGTACTCGGCTTTAACACCAAGGTTGAAAGCAATGCGGTGCGTGCAGCGAAACGCGAGGGGGTGCAGATCAAATTATTCTCCATCGTTTACGAACTGATCGATACCGTTACCGAATCCATGCTCGGACTCCTCGATCCGCTGACACGCGAGACCATCATTGGTCACGCAGAAGTCAAGCAGGTGTTCAAAGTGCGCCGCGGTCGTGCCGCGGGTTGTATCGTCAAGGACGGAAAAGTCACCCGCACAGCCCACGCCCGTGTGCTTCGTGGTGGCGTTCCCGTTTACGATGGCAAGATGTCGACACTTCGCCGCGTTGCCGACGAGGTGGAGGAGGTGAAGCAGGGGATCGATTGCGGTATCCGACTTGGTGATTTTGACGAATACGAAGAGAACGATGTCATCGAATGCTACATCCTCGAGAACATTGAACAGACTTTGTAA